The proteins below come from a single bacterium genomic window:
- a CDS encoding diguanylate cyclase has product MNLIECADLEKLEIENKRLKEEIEGLKVEIKRGETRKKIIANTNSLLDKSLYELSVINKINTTLSRTLNYDEIITELVTLLSEMVEYVACGILIYEQDIFLLRIHLALPRTESFISLFKDKTLKKYTSFAGSLPGEENLVVKIDNPALIVSDKGQGSILGAFEGIPFKVGDRLIGLLSVAHTKINTFSADDIRLIKLLTDNSSIAIENGLLHKKIEELAITDGLTSLYNHRYFKETLHKEIKRSERYNLVFSLLMFDIDNFKKINDTYGHPKGDEVLKGLSQIAKEIFQREIDVVARYGGEEFVIILPQTTKERALTVGEKMLSLVRERLYIMAGLPEVVTISLGIASYPDDGGREEAIIQAADKALYQAKKEGKDRVVLA; this is encoded by the coding sequence ATGAATTTAATTGAATGTGCGGATTTAGAGAAGCTAGAAATAGAGAATAAAAGGCTAAAGGAAGAGATAGAAGGGCTTAAAGTAGAAATAAAAAGGGGAGAGACAAGAAAAAAGATTATTGCAAATACAAATAGCCTTCTTGATAAAAGCCTTTATGAGCTTTCGGTTATTAACAAGATAAATACAACCCTTTCTAGGACATTAAACTACGATGAAATTATTACAGAGCTTGTAACCCTTCTTTCCGAAATGGTAGAATATGTTGCCTGCGGCATATTGATCTATGAGCAAGACATTTTTTTGTTAAGGATACACCTTGCCCTTCCAAGGACAGAATCCTTTATTTCACTTTTTAAAGATAAAACCCTTAAGAAATATACAAGCTTTGCTGGTTCTCTGCCAGGTGAGGAAAATCTTGTGGTAAAGATTGATAACCCTGCTTTGATTGTCTCTGATAAAGGACAGGGAAGCATTCTTGGTGCATTTGAGGGAATACCATTTAAGGTTGGTGATCGCCTGATTGGTTTATTGTCTGTCGCACATACAAAGATAAATACATTTTCTGCTGACGACATAAGGCTTATAAAGCTTTTAACAGACAATTCTTCTATTGCTATTGAGAATGGGCTTTTACATAAAAAGATAGAGGAGCTTGCGATTACCGATGGCTTAACCTCCCTTTACAACCATCGATACTTCAAAGAGACACTTCATAAGGAGATAAAGAGATCAGAGAGATATAACCTTGTTTTCTCCCTCCTTATGTTTGATATAGATAATTTCAAAAAGATAAATGATACCTATGGTCATCCAAAGGGAGATGAGGTTTTAAAAGGGCTTTCTCAAATAGCAAAAGAGATTTTTCAAAGGGAGATAGATGTGGTTGCAAGGTATGGAGGAGAGGAATTTGTGATCATCCTTCCCCAGACAACAAAGGAGAGGGCGCTTACTGTAGGAGAAAAGATGCTTTCTCTTGTAAGGGAAAGGCTTTACATTATGGCAGGCCTTCCCGAGGTTGTTACCATAAGCCTTGGTATAGCATCCTATCCCGATGATGGAGGGAGAGAAGAGGCGATTATCCAGGCAGCAGATAAAGCCCTTTACCAAGCAAAAAAGGAGGGGAAGGACAGGGTTGTTTTAGCATAA
- a CDS encoding response regulator, whose protein sequence is MKSILLVEDEEDLVETERIFLSEAGYEVDVAYDGLEAMEKVYEKRYDLILLDITIPEMNGYQVCRMLKNDPSYKDIPVVMLTAKTLKADKFRGKETGSDEYLTKPYTPDELLSAVKSFIG, encoded by the coding sequence ATGAAAAGCATTCTTCTGGTTGAAGATGAGGAAGACCTGGTAGAAACAGAAAGGATATTCCTCTCTGAGGCAGGCTACGAGGTAGATGTTGCCTATGATGGCTTGGAGGCTATGGAGAAGGTCTATGAAAAAAGATATGACCTTATTCTTTTAGATATTACTATCCCCGAAATGAATGGTTATCAGGTATGTAGGATGCTTAAAAACGACCCATCATACAAGGACATTCCTGTGGTTATGCTTACCGCAAAGACCCTTAAGGCAGATAAGTTTAGGGGAAAAGAAACAGGCTCTGATGAATATCTTACAAAGCCATATACACCAGATGAGCTTCTTTCTGCGGTTAAATCTTTTATCGGATGA